CCTTGAATTAGGAGATCTTTGATGAGAATTCTTTATTTTTCCGATACCTTTCTTCCTAAGGTGGACGGAGTCGCGATTTCCATGAAAAACTTTGCGGAACTTCTGGCAAAGCGGGGACATACGTTTATGATCTGTTGCCCTCGTTATGGAGAAGGCGACTTTGACCAGATCGGCGATTCGATTCGTATCGAACGATTCAGAAGCGGATATCTACCGAGTTATCCCGATATCAAAGTGGTTCTTCCGTCCCCGAGCAAAATCAAACGAGTTATCAAAGAGTTCGAACCCGATCTCGTTCACATTCACACTCCGGGCTTGCTGGGGCTTTACGGAATCAACGCTACCGAGAAATACGGAATTCCTACCATCGGAACGTATCACACGTTGATGTCCGAACAGGATATGTATCTTTCGTTTTACAGATTGCTAAAACTGGATAAGCTTTTTTTAAGAGCGAGCAAATCCGAAAAAAAACTCAAGATGAAGGATCTGAGCAAAATCGAAAAATTCGATAAGTTCAACATCCGTAAAAAAATCATTCTCAAGATTTCAAACAACATCTATGAACGCTGCGATCTCATCATTTCTCCTTCTCATCTGATCGAAAAACAACTCCGCGAGTTCGGTTTAAAAACGAAGATCGCGGTGATCTCGAACGGTTTGGATCTTACGAGTTTTAAAGGAACGATCAAACAATTGAACGCAGCTCCGAGACTTCTGCATGTGGGAAGAATTTCCTACGAGAAGAATTGCGACGTGATTCTTAACGCGTTCAAATTGATTCACGACGAAATTCCCGATGCGACACTCACCATCATCGGCGACGGACCGGCTCTTCCGTCCTTAAAGGTGCAGGCTCAGAATTTGGGAGTGGAAAACGCGGTCACTTTTACGGGCTTTATCAAACGGGAACAGCTTCCGGAAGAATATCCGAAATACGATCTGTTTTTGACCGCATCTACGATGGAAACGCAAGGGCTTGTCATCTTGGAATCGGTCGCCTGCGGACTTCCCGCGGTCGGAGTGGATTCGTTCGCGATTCCCGAATTGATTCACGACGGAAAGAACGGATACATCGCAAAACCGTTCGACGTAAAGGGAATCGCCGAAAAGGCAGTCGCGATTTTGAAAGATCCTGAATTGTACGAACGTTTTTCCAAAGAATCCATCAAGATTTCCAAAGGACACGAGATGAACGCCTGTGTGGATAAGATGGAAGAGGTTTATAAAACCGTAGCGAGCGTGAAGAACAAAAAGAAAAGAAACACGTTGATCAATATGCTTTTTTCTCTTCCCGATCCTTTGGATCAATTCTTACGGTATTTCGAATAACGCTCTTTAAGGAGCGTTTGAATACTCGATCGATCAGCGAATCGGCGCTGTTTGATCACCGGTCCGTATGCAAGTTGGCGTTAGCGTGCGTCTTGTTTTTTCGCCGGTCTTGAATAAACCCTCGCCGGCTGTCGCATCGAATCAAAAGAGAGTGTTGATATTGTAAACGACCCGAATGCGTTTGATTACGTCTTCGGGTTGAATCCATTCCATACAAGCGAAGTCTTTCCGATAACAGGTCGTATTTCCGTAGATACTGCAAGGTCTGCACGGTAAATTATCGATTTGTAATACTCCCGAATCTTCCTGACCGAACGGTGCAAAACCGGAATAAGGGTGGGTGGTCCCGTAGATTCCGATCACGGGTCTTTTTAAAAGCGCCGCGATATGAACGTTGGATGAATCCATTCCGATCATAATATCCATCCTTTCCATGATCCCGAGTTCTCCTCGGATTCCGAGCTTACCGCCCGAAACGATCTTGATGGATTCCTCCAGACCCCGACTCCATTCTTCTAAGATTTTGGATTCTTCCTTAGAGCCGAAGAGAAAGATTTTCACTCCCGGAAATTCATCCAGGAGAAGTCTGAGCAAGGATCTGCTTTTTTCGCGGGGCCATTCTTTGAGTGCGTGTCCCGCAAACGGAGCGAAGCCGATCCAAAGACTTTCCTTTTTTTGAATATTCTGGGATTCGAAAAATTCCTTTGCGAACATTTTCGACTCGGGGTCCACGTTGATCCAAGGTCCCTTTCGCACGTTTGCAGGATACCCCGCGTTTTCGAAAACTTTGAGATAACGGTCTACGGTATGAGGCAGTGGATTTAAGACTTTCCGTTTTTGACGGATCTGTCTGAGTTTTTCCTTTCTTCCCTTTACGATTCGAAACACGCCGATGCCTCGGATCAAAAAAAGAAAGCTGATCAATCGGGATCGAACGGAAGAATGAAGGTCGATGACTTTTTCGTACGGACCGAGTTTGTTGATTTCCTTAAAAAGACGGTAAAGTCCGAGAAGTCCACGGTACCGCTTGAGGTTGAAACCCACGACGTTTACGTTCGGAATATTATAAAAGAACGGAGCGTAGTTTCCTCTCGTAACGATCGTTAGCTGGATATTCGTATATTTCGCGGCGATCGCAATGATCGCGGGCGCCATGAGTGCGACGTCCCCCATGGCCGAAAACCGCATGACTAAAAGATTCATGATTTTTTAGAATACAGGGAAGGGTTCAGGTTCTGATCGTTGTACATTTTCATTTGGCGGTAGACTTTGTAGAACTTGTCCCCGTTTTGCAGATCTTCCAATAGTTCGTCCAAACATTTGGAAAGATCGATTCTTTGTTCGAGAAGGACGTCCAGCTTCCGTTTGCAGGTTTGGATATGATTCTCATCCACATCCTTTCTCTGGGTTTGTTCTTCCATGTGATAGATTTTGAGTTCGAGGATGCTCATCCGATCGATCAACCAGGCGGGGGTTTCGGAATTCATCCGAGCGCCCGGTTTTTTGGACACATTGACGTATTGGGAAGAAATACGATCGTCCAGGATTTCCACGAGGTCCGTACGTTCCTGATTGAGTTTGTCGATTTGCCTTTTGAAACCGACCAGTTCCTTGTCCGGAAGGTCCGGTCTGCGAATTTCGTCTTCCACGTGCCATTGGATCGTATCGATTTGATTTTTGCTGTAAAGGATCGATTCGATGCTGTCCGCCGGAAACGGGTTGGGCGAAGCGGCTTCTTTTTTGTGCCAGTCGACTACGGATTGGCGAAAAACGGATACGACGGAGTTCGCTTTCAATGTCATTGTGTATAACTTTGTGCGGTAAGCCAGAAAATCAAGAGAAAAGCATTCGAAGAAACCCGATTCAAGGAAGAGCGATTTGTTAAATCCTTTACTTTCTCGTCCAATTAAAATAGAGTCACCTGCGTTTTATGGCACGAAAAATTCATCCTGAAATTCTGAAATTTCTTTCCGGGATATCCTTGTTTCAAAAATTATCACCGGCCGTTTTGACTCGGATCTACCAAAACATCGAGGAAAGGAACGTTTACAATCACGACGTAATCTACTATCGCGGCGATATATCGGATAAGCTTTTTATAGTTCGACACGGCGAGGTGATGCTTACGTTCGGAGAATCGGGGAAGGCCGTAAAGTATCTGGGAGAAGGAGAATTCTTTGCCGAAAACAGTTTGATGACCCGCACCCAACACGGCGGTTCGGCGATCGCGGTCATGGACACGTTGTTATACGTTCTGGACGGTCATTTCTTTTTAAAACTCGCGGAAAAGGAACCGGTGCTTTCCGGAAACCTCATTCGGTTGATGAGCAATCGATTCCGGGAACATCTCGAACCTGCGGATAAACTGAGTTCTCTTCCAAGAAGGATGATCTGTCACGTTCCTCTCGAAGAAGTGCAGGGATATAAGGAGAAGTTAGACGCCATCGTAAAGATCGGAGGTTATTCTCACGAAGGAAAGATGACCTTGGTTCCGATGGAATCCTTCGAGAAGAGCAGTATTCAGGATTCGATCCGCAAACTCTCCCAGTTGCGAACCCAATTTCCGGTCATTCATTTATACTTTCAACATCCGGGATTAAAACCCGAACTCGATAAACTTCTGCTTCAAGCCGATCAGATCGTATTCTGGGAGGACAACCCGGAACGAAACCAAAAGAAGAAAACGGAAATCATCACATACTTTCGATCCAGAATCCGCAACTTCGCGGGAAGAACGATCCGTTACGTGGATTCGGTCAATACGATCCGACCCGAAGACAGCGTAAAACACCAAAAGATCTTTCATAAGGAAGAAACCTTCTCCCGTTATCTCGTGTCGAGAACGAGAGGACTTGCGTTAGGCGGAGGCGGTGCAAGAGCGCTCGCGCACGTGGGCCTTTTGCGAGTATTAGAAAGAGAGAATATAAAAGTGGACGTGGTTTCCGGCGCTTCGTTCGGTGCGGTCATAGCCGCCTTGTATGCGAGAGGAGAAAACACGGATACGATCCACAAGATGATCTATAAATTTTTCGGCGGAATCGATAAACCGTTCGATCCGACGGTCCCTCTGGTTTCGTTCTTCAAAGGAAAGAAGATGAACCGTATGCTCAAAGATGCGTTCGGTTCCGCATTGATCGAAGACTTGAAAATTCCGTTCGTAACTTCCGCTGTGGATCTTCACAGCGGAGAGGAATACGTAATGGATCGAGGCCCGGTTTGGGAAGCGCTCGCCGCAGCGATGAGTTTGCCGGGAATGTTTCCACCGGTCTTTCACGGAGATCACCTGCTCGTAGACGGAGGGGTGATCAATAACGTTCCCGAAAATTTAATCCGACAAAGAGGAGCAGATATCATCCTATCCGCGAACGTTTCCCCGTTGCGGGACGAGGCGATCGTGAGACTTCTCGAAGACAGAAAGATCACGGGAAAATCCTTCTTTAAAAATCTCTGGGAAGACTTAAAGTATCCGCCGATCCTCAAGATCATGGGAAGGGCGATCACTCTGGAAGGAAGAGAAATTACGAAGCTCCGAAAGGACAAGATGGATCTGTTCATCAATCTTCATATCGAAGAGTTTTCGTTTTTTGATTTCAACAAGTTCAGAGAGATCATCCGCAAAGGGGAAGAGGAAACGGAGGCGCATTTGGAAGAGATCTACGAACTTTTTTATCCCGGTAAAAAATTCTCAAAGAAGAAACGATAAAAGAAATTCCTGAAGTCTTGCGGATTCCCGTTTGAAATTCGATTTCCATTCTAAACTTCCGTCCGGCCCCACCGTGTTCGTGAGCGCAAAGAAAGAATACAACGGAATTTGAAAGTCCTTGCAGACTTTTGCAAGACCGAAACATTCCATGTTCTCGAATCCGAGGTCGTTTTCGCGCAGATATTCCAAAGCCTTTCCGGAAACGGTTTCGATCGCGATGGAACCAGTCGCATTCGTTTTGGAAATCAAAACCTCGTTGGTCGGCGGAAATTCGAACGAATGAGGGAACTCATACGAATCAGGAACAATTTCAGGAATCCGAATTCTTCTTTCGATTTTGCCGAGTTCTTGATGTGCGATCTGAAAGGAAAAACCGAAACGGTTCTTCCAAAAACTCGGATGCAGCCAAGGATAAACTCCCGCGGAACCCACAAACAAAACCTGAGAAGGTAAGGCCAAGCCCTTATTCTGATGTTCGAGTAGAAATCTTTGAAGACGCAAAGCCGCTTCCAAATTTCCGATACCGCAAAGAAGAGTCTGAAACTTTCCGGATTTCGCGAGCTGATCGAGTTCTTCGGAAATTGCAGAACAGATCAGCGTTTTGGAAGGATCAATCTTCATCGTTTTCGTACATGGCTTGAATGACGTTATGATATAAAGAAAAGACTACGTTTCGTTTGAGTTTCATCGTTTCGGTCATTTCTTTTCCCTTTTCAAATTCTTTGGGAAGAATGTGGACGTGCGCGATTTTCTCGAAGGATTTGAAACCGGCTCGTGTGGAAATCTTATCCTTTACGATATTCTTAAAGAATGCGCTGACTTCTTTCGAGGAATTCCATTCGGCCGGATCTTTCGGAATGTTCTTTCCCTGCGATTTGAATTGTTCCTGAACGAGATCGTAAAAGGGAACGATCAAAACTCCGAGATTCTTTCGATCCTGGCCGACAACGATGACTTGATTGATGAATTCGGATTCGGTGAGTTTGGCTTCGATCGGAGCGGGTTCCAGGTTTTCACCTCCGGAAAGAACGATCGTATCCTTGGCTCTTCCCGCAAATTTTAATTCTCCCGTATGCGTCCATGTGAGAATGTCTCCCGAGTCGAGCCAGCCGTCTTGCAGAGCCTTGGCGGTTTTTTCCGCTTCTTTGTAATAGCCGACGGTGACGTGCGGACCCTTGTGCCAAGCGACTCCTTTTTCACCGGGTGTCGTTACGATCTTACCGTCTTCGCCGACGAGTTTGATCGAGGTTCCGGGTAAGGGTGCGCCGATCGCTCCGTTTTTCGGAAGAGGAAATTCTCCGATGGCTCCGATTCCGGTCGTCTCGGTCATTCCGTAGGTTTCGATGATCGGAATTCCGGCGCTTCGAAAGAAGAATTGAATGTGCGGTGGCATAGCGCCCGCGCCGCATAACGCGAAACGCATTCTTCCCCCGAAGAGATCTCTAACTCTCTGAAGAATTTTATAAGAAAGAAGTTTCAATGGATACATGGAAAAAAGAAGAACGCTGGCAACGAATCGATCCATCACTTTCTGATTCGGATTTTCCGCTTCGGTGGTCGCGTAAGAATCCCGGATCGTATCCTGCAGGCTCGTAGTAATCGCCGCCATCCGCACGGCAAAGTGAAAGAGTTGCTGTCGGAGAGGAGGAGCTTTGCGAACCGTGTCGTGAATTCGTTTGTAAAGACCTTCCCAAAGTCTCGGAACCGAAACAAGAACGGTCGGTTTTACTTTTTGCATGTCGGCGGGAATCGTCGGAACCGAAGAGCAAGCCATCGAAGCTCCCCACGCGATCAATGTTGTTTCAAGAAGTCGCTCCGCGATATGCCAAGGCGGGAGAAAGACAATCGTTCTGTCGTTGTAAGAACCGGGCACGAATTCCTGAAGCTGATGAATTCCCCAGGTAAAACTTCTATGATTGAGCATCACACCTTTCGGTGCGCCCGTTGTTCCGGAAGTATAAATGATCGTAGCGAGATCTTTTCCGTTTAAAACTTCTCCTCTTTGATCGTACGCCTTATCTCCTTTTTTAGAACGGAGTTTTTCACCTTCCAAAAGAGCGTCTTCCAAGAAGATGAATTTCACCCCGGAGAGTTGCGCGCGTGCGGATTCCAAATCCTTCCACTTTGCGGGGGGATCGATGAGAAGAAGCGTTTTTACGTTGGCGAGGCTGGATTTGTCTTCGAGAAGTTTCTTGAGAACCTTTTCGTTTTCTAAAAAGAGAATCTTCGCTTCCGAATGTTCGAGAATGTATTTCAGATCGTCGATGGTAGCGTCGCATCCCCGCGGGACGTCCACGCAACCGATCGTAACCAAGGAAAGGGAACAAAGAGACCATTCGTAACGGTTGTCGCAGATCAATCCTGCGGTGTTTCCCCGTTGCATTCCGAGTTCTATCAAAAAGGAGGAAAGGTTTTTGAGATTCTCATACCAATCCTTGTAGGAAATCCCGCGGAAATCACCGGATTCTTCCCGAATCCAATACATCGGCCGATCCGCATACACGGAAGCGACGTCTCTCAAAAGATGATAGAGGCTCGTTTTTTCCATAAGGTTAGGGGAGAAGTCCCAGAGTTTCCTTGGTTCCGGTCATGAGATTGATGTTTTGCAGCGCTTGTCCCGCAGCGCCCTTTACGAGATTGTCCAGAGCGGAAACGACGACTAACGTGCTTCCTCTTCTTCGAATGGAAATATCCAGGAAGTTCGTGTGCTGGATTTTTTTGAGTTCGACTTCTTCCGGTGTTTTCAGAATCCGAATGAACGGTTCGTTTGCGGAAGAATTTTGGATCGCCGTCATCGGGTCCACGCTCGGTTCTGAATCCAATTCCAAAACGATCGTGGAAAGAATTCCTCTGTAAACGGGAAGTAAATGCGGCGTGAAGATGACTTCGGGCGCGGCAAGTCCAGAATTTGCGTAGATGTATTCCTGGATTTCCGGTTCGTGTTGGTGGGAAAGAATCTTATACGCGCGAAAGTTTTCGTAGACGCCCGTGTATGAAAAACCCGCGTCTTCCGTTCTTCCGCCCGCGCCGGAAACGCCGGATTTGGAATCGGCTACGATCCTTGGCTTGAGATTTTTTCTAAGTTCGTTTAACAAAAATACGGGAAGAATCACCGATGTCGAAAAACATCCTGGATTGGACACGAAGTCCGCGTTTTTCAATTTGTCCCGGAAGATTTCCGGAATTCCGAAAACGGCCTTATCCACATACGAGAATTTGGTATGTTTTAATTTATAAGATTTTTCTAATATTTCCTGATCGTGAAGTCTATAAACGCCGGAAAGATCGATGACCTTATGACCTGCGTCCAAAAACTTAGGAGCGGATTCGACGGAAACCTCATTGGGAACGGCGAGGACGACCAGGGACTTGGAAGGGACCGCGTCCTCGTGTTTGCGGAATGTGAGATTTTTGGGAAACGGAATTTCGGGAAACACTTCGGCAAGAGTTTTGCCTGCGAGTTTATCGCTCGTGATATGCACGACCTCGTGTGTCGATTGATGGGAAAGTAGAGAAAGTAGTTCCTTACCGGTTAAACCGCCCGCTCCTAAAATGCTGATCTCTGCCATAAACCTCTCTGTCTTAAGAAAGATTTTAATTCGGGGAGAATGCTGTAACTAAAAAAAACGCCGGACGATTTCTCATCCGGCGGTCAAGGGTTCCTAAAAAGAAAGCCAGTTGTGTTAGCCTGCAGCCTGCTCTAATTTTTCCTCTTTGTTTGCACGGGGTTTTTTGTCCTGCGCCAACAAAGGCAGACTGTTCAGGTCTCTTACCATGTTTTCGATGGTAAAAGCGATATCAGGGTTATTCTTGAGGTATTCTTTCGCAGCCTCTTTTCCTTGCCCGATCTTTTCCGTATTATAAGAATACCATGCCCCTGCTTTACTGATAATATCATGTTTTACCCCGAGGTCAACCAGAGAACCTTCGCGGCTGATCCCCGCATTGAAGATTATGTCAAATTCCGCCTGTTTAAACGGCGGGGCGCACTTGTTTTTGACAACTTTGACACGAACTCGGTTTCCGACCGATTCCTCTTTTTCTTTGATCGTCTCGATTTTGCGGATGTCCAGACGAACTGAGCAGTAGAATTTGAGGGCGTTTCCGCCTGTGGTCGTTTCCGGTGAACCGAACATCACACCGATTTTCATCCGGATCTGGTTGATGAAGATCACCACGGTTTTGGATTTTGCGATGGTTCCGGTCAATTTCCGAAGCGCCTGGGACATGAGTCTTGCTTGTAAACCCATGTGAGAATCTCCCATATCGCCTTCGATTTCCGCTTTCGGAACGAGAGCAGCCACCGAGTCGATTACGATCAAATCGATCGCGTTGCTTCGAACGAGGGATTCGCAGATTTCAAGAGCTTCTTCTCCGTTGTCGGGTTGGGAAACTAAGAGTTCGTCGATGTTCACTCCGAGTTTTTTCGCGTAGGAAGGATCTAACGCGTGTTCTGCGTCGATAAATGCAGCGACCCCGCCTCGTTTTTGCGCTTCCGCAATCGCCGAGAGAGTAAGGGTGGTTTTTCCGGAAGATTCAGGTCCGTAGATTTCCACGATTCTGCCGATCGGATACCCGCCGATGCCCAGAGCGATGTCCAAATCCAAGGAACCGGATGGAATCACTTGAACGGTTTGTTTTGCAGCGTCCGATCCTAATTTCATGATCGCGCCTTTTCCAAATTGTTTTTCAATTTGGCTCATCGCTTGTTCGATCGCCAACTTCTTGGAATCGTCTACGTTCTGTGCTTCTTCTTTGCTTTTTTTCATAATGCCTTCTCCCATTTTTTCTGCCTCCATCCTTTCGGTTCTTGGCAGTGGCGCCGTGTCGCATCAACGGCTAACTTTTTTCAGTATAGATCCCAATCCGGACAAAAATAAGATCTGCGGACTTAAAAAACGAATCTGTTTCGAATTTTTTTGAAAACTTAGGTTTATGTCACCCGGTTTTCTGGAAGCAAATCTAATTTATATGTAAGTATTTGTATAGCAAATTTTTGAGTATTATTGAGAAAGAATCGATTTTTTTTCTTGGTCGAGGGTCTTCTGCGCCTGAACGGCTCTGCGAAGAGTTTCTTTGTTCCGAAGCACGAAGCTTCTGAAGAAGAAAATCGTGACCGCAAAGGCACCGATCACAAGAAGAACACCCAAAGTCCACCGAAGCCAAAAGGGAATCGAGTTTTGGGAAGGAAAGAAGAATAAC
The window above is part of the Leptospira yasudae genome. Proteins encoded here:
- a CDS encoding glycosyltransferase family 9 protein produces the protein MNLLVMRFSAMGDVALMAPAIIAIAAKYTNIQLTIVTRGNYAPFFYNIPNVNVVGFNLKRYRGLLGLYRLFKEINKLGPYEKVIDLHSSVRSRLISFLFLIRGIGVFRIVKGRKEKLRQIRQKRKVLNPLPHTVDRYLKVFENAGYPANVRKGPWINVDPESKMFAKEFFESQNIQKKESLWIGFAPFAGHALKEWPREKSRSLLRLLLDEFPGVKIFLFGSKEESKILEEWSRGLEESIKIVSGGKLGIRGELGIMERMDIMIGMDSSNVHIAALLKRPVIGIYGTTHPYSGFAPFGQEDSGVLQIDNLPCRPCSIYGNTTCYRKDFACMEWIQPEDVIKRIRVVYNINTLF
- the argC gene encoding N-acetyl-gamma-glutamyl-phosphate reductase, which gives rise to MAEISILGAGGLTGKELLSLLSHQSTHEVVHITSDKLAGKTLAEVFPEIPFPKNLTFRKHEDAVPSKSLVVLAVPNEVSVESAPKFLDAGHKVIDLSGVYRLHDQEILEKSYKLKHTKFSYVDKAVFGIPEIFRDKLKNADFVSNPGCFSTSVILPVFLLNELRKNLKPRIVADSKSGVSGAGGRTEDAGFSYTGVYENFRAYKILSHQHEPEIQEYIYANSGLAAPEVIFTPHLLPVYRGILSTIVLELDSEPSVDPMTAIQNSSANEPFIRILKTPEEVELKKIQHTNFLDISIRRRGSTLVVVSALDNLVKGAAGQALQNINLMTGTKETLGLLP
- a CDS encoding patatin-like phospholipase family protein encodes the protein MARKIHPEILKFLSGISLFQKLSPAVLTRIYQNIEERNVYNHDVIYYRGDISDKLFIVRHGEVMLTFGESGKAVKYLGEGEFFAENSLMTRTQHGGSAIAVMDTLLYVLDGHFFLKLAEKEPVLSGNLIRLMSNRFREHLEPADKLSSLPRRMICHVPLEEVQGYKEKLDAIVKIGGYSHEGKMTLVPMESFEKSSIQDSIRKLSQLRTQFPVIHLYFQHPGLKPELDKLLLQADQIVFWEDNPERNQKKKTEIITYFRSRIRNFAGRTIRYVDSVNTIRPEDSVKHQKIFHKEETFSRYLVSRTRGLALGGGGARALAHVGLLRVLERENIKVDVVSGASFGAVIAALYARGENTDTIHKMIYKFFGGIDKPFDPTVPLVSFFKGKKMNRMLKDAFGSALIEDLKIPFVTSAVDLHSGEEYVMDRGPVWEALAAAMSLPGMFPPVFHGDHLLVDGGVINNVPENLIRQRGADIILSANVSPLRDEAIVRLLEDRKITGKSFFKNLWEDLKYPPILKIMGRAITLEGREITKLRKDKMDLFINLHIEEFSFFDFNKFREIIRKGEEETEAHLEEIYELFYPGKKFSKKKR
- a CDS encoding long-chain fatty acid--CoA ligase, translated to MEKTSLYHLLRDVASVYADRPMYWIREESGDFRGISYKDWYENLKNLSSFLIELGMQRGNTAGLICDNRYEWSLCSLSLVTIGCVDVPRGCDATIDDLKYILEHSEAKILFLENEKVLKKLLEDKSSLANVKTLLLIDPPAKWKDLESARAQLSGVKFIFLEDALLEGEKLRSKKGDKAYDQRGEVLNGKDLATIIYTSGTTGAPKGVMLNHRSFTWGIHQLQEFVPGSYNDRTIVFLPPWHIAERLLETTLIAWGASMACSSVPTIPADMQKVKPTVLVSVPRLWEGLYKRIHDTVRKAPPLRQQLFHFAVRMAAITTSLQDTIRDSYATTEAENPNQKVMDRFVASVLLFSMYPLKLLSYKILQRVRDLFGGRMRFALCGAGAMPPHIQFFFRSAGIPIIETYGMTETTGIGAIGEFPLPKNGAIGAPLPGTSIKLVGEDGKIVTTPGEKGVAWHKGPHVTVGYYKEAEKTAKALQDGWLDSGDILTWTHTGELKFAGRAKDTIVLSGGENLEPAPIEAKLTESEFINQVIVVGQDRKNLGVLIVPFYDLVQEQFKSQGKNIPKDPAEWNSSKEVSAFFKNIVKDKISTRAGFKSFEKIAHVHILPKEFEKGKEMTETMKLKRNVVFSLYHNVIQAMYENDED
- a CDS encoding DUF4254 domain-containing protein; the encoded protein is MTLKANSVVSVFRQSVVDWHKKEAASPNPFPADSIESILYSKNQIDTIQWHVEDEIRRPDLPDKELVGFKRQIDKLNQERTDLVEILDDRISSQYVNVSKKPGARMNSETPAWLIDRMSILELKIYHMEEQTQRKDVDENHIQTCKRKLDVLLEQRIDLSKCLDELLEDLQNGDKFYKVYRQMKMYNDQNLNPSLYSKKS
- the recA gene encoding recombinase RecA; this translates as MGEGIMKKSKEEAQNVDDSKKLAIEQAMSQIEKQFGKGAIMKLGSDAAKQTVQVIPSGSLDLDIALGIGGYPIGRIVEIYGPESSGKTTLTLSAIAEAQKRGGVAAFIDAEHALDPSYAKKLGVNIDELLVSQPDNGEEALEICESLVRSNAIDLIVIDSVAALVPKAEIEGDMGDSHMGLQARLMSQALRKLTGTIAKSKTVVIFINQIRMKIGVMFGSPETTTGGNALKFYCSVRLDIRKIETIKEKEESVGNRVRVKVVKNKCAPPFKQAEFDIIFNAGISREGSLVDLGVKHDIISKAGAWYSYNTEKIGQGKEAAKEYLKNNPDIAFTIENMVRDLNSLPLLAQDKKPRANKEEKLEQAAG
- a CDS encoding phosphorylase, with the translated sequence MKIDPSKTLICSAISEELDQLAKSGKFQTLLCGIGNLEAALRLQRFLLEHQNKGLALPSQVLFVGSAGVYPWLHPSFWKNRFGFSFQIAHQELGKIERRIRIPEIVPDSYEFPHSFEFPPTNEVLISKTNATGSIAIETVSGKALEYLRENDLGFENMECFGLAKVCKDFQIPLYSFFALTNTVGPDGSLEWKSNFKRESARLQEFLLSFLL
- a CDS encoding glycosyltransferase, encoding MRILYFSDTFLPKVDGVAISMKNFAELLAKRGHTFMICCPRYGEGDFDQIGDSIRIERFRSGYLPSYPDIKVVLPSPSKIKRVIKEFEPDLVHIHTPGLLGLYGINATEKYGIPTIGTYHTLMSEQDMYLSFYRLLKLDKLFLRASKSEKKLKMKDLSKIEKFDKFNIRKKIILKISNNIYERCDLIISPSHLIEKQLREFGLKTKIAVISNGLDLTSFKGTIKQLNAAPRLLHVGRISYEKNCDVILNAFKLIHDEIPDATLTIIGDGPALPSLKVQAQNLGVENAVTFTGFIKREQLPEEYPKYDLFLTASTMETQGLVILESVACGLPAVGVDSFAIPELIHDGKNGYIAKPFDVKGIAEKAVAILKDPELYERFSKESIKISKGHEMNACVDKMEEVYKTVASVKNKKKRNTLINMLFSLPDPLDQFLRYFE